In the Larimichthys crocea isolate SSNF chromosome XXI, L_crocea_2.0, whole genome shotgun sequence genome, one interval contains:
- the LOC104937280 gene encoding aminopeptidase Ey, whose protein sequence is MGKSCRVSKLCILFVVLALVSVATIVTLWTIALTGGGDGDKVIAPWDSYRLSTDLVPDYYNISLWPRLSPDPNTGLYIFTGRSTVEFECVKESDLILIHSNKLNYTKLDNTRNARLSASGGGSAPTIKSIWLQPKTQYLVIELTSKLTQGQKYQLYTEFTGELADDLAGFYRSEYEEDGVKKIVATSQMHPTHARKTFPCFDEPAMKAVFYITLIHPPGTVALSNGMENHIVNITINGVAVTQTTFEPTKKMSTYLLAIIVSDYGHIKATQGDTLIRIFARRTAIDQRQGNYALNVTGPILDFFQLYYNTTYPLSKSDQIALPDFYFGAMENWGLVTYRETHLLYDPVTSSNRNKETTASIIAHELAHMWFGNLVTLRWWNEVWLNEGFASYVSYLGADCAEPAWNVKDLIVLDDVHRVFAVDALTSSHPLSSKEDSIILPDQITEQFDVISYSKGAAVLRMLSDFLSEPVFVQGLSSYLNYFAYSNTVGNDLWDHLQMAVKANNVSLPRPVYVIMNHWVLQMGFPVVTIDTARGEVSQKHFLLDPQSNVTVESPYNYEWLIPVRWMKSGVVQSGIWWLMELEAENLDMRVHDSADWVLANINVTGYYRVNYDLGNWERLLIQLKSEHKIIPLINRAQLVDDAFNLARAQEVTTTLALRTTSYLSMETEYMPWQSALDNLNYYYLMLDRTEVYQPMQDYMKTLVTPLFLYFKNVTSDWANVPDKHTDQYNQVNAIRMACRTGLTECQKLTNTWFKQWMQSPHDNMIDPNLRSAVYCSAIAAGDEAEWNFGWSQFKSATLASEASKLMSALACTNKTLLLERYLSYTLNSTLIRKQDATSVITYVASNRVGQNLAWDFVREQWEYMFTQYGVGSFNFASLISGVTQRFSTPAELEQLERFVDEHKTAGFGTATLAVEQALEKTKANINWLQENKQQILDWFNSQAKHTQ, encoded by the exons GCCGGTCCACTGTGGAGTTTGAGTGTGTGAAGGAAAGTGATCTGATCCTGATCCACTCCAACAAACTCAACTACACTAAACTGGATAACACACGCAACGCTAGGCTCAGTGCTtcag GTGGTGGATCTGCTCCCACTATTAAGTCCATCTGGCTGCAGCCTAAAACCCAGTATCTGGTCATTGAGCTTACCAGTAAATTAACTCAAGGACAGAAGTATCAGCTTTACACAGAGTTCACTGGAGAACTAGCTGATGACTTAGCAGGCTTTTACAGGAGTGAATATGAAGAAGATGGAGTGAAAAA GATTGTTGCCACCTCTCAGATGCATCCAACTCATGCCAGAAAGACGTTCCCTTGTTTCGATGAGCCAGCTATGAAAGCTGTTTTCTACATAACTCTCATCCACCCCCCTGGAACTGTAGCCCTGTCCAATGGCATGGAAAATC atatTGTTAACATCACTATTAATGGAGTAGCTGTGACACAGACCACGTTTGAGCCCACCAAAAAAATGTCCACCTATTTACTGGCCATCATTGTCTCTGACTATGGACACATCAAGGCTACACAAGGAGACACTCTG ATCCGTATCTTTGCTCGTAGGACGGCCATTGACCAGAGACAAGGAAACTACGCCCTCAATGTGACTGGACCCATACTGGACTTCTTTCAGTTGTACTATAACACCACTTATCCTCTGAGCAAGTCAG ATCAAATTGCTCTGCCAGACTTCTATTTCGGTGCGATGGAGAATTGGGGTTTGGTGACGTACAGAGAAACCCACCTTCTCTATGACCCTGTGACCTCCtccaacagaaataaagagaccACTGCCAGCATCATTGCTCATGAATTAGCACACATG TGGTTTGGAAACCTGGTGACTCTGCGCTGGTGGAACGAGGTCTGGCTGAATGAGGGCTTTGCTTCATACGTGTCTTACCTGGGAGCAGACTGCGCTGAGCCTGCATGGAACGTG AAAGATTTGATAGTGCTTGATGACGTCCACCGCGTGTTTGCAGTCGATGCTTTgacctcctctcatcctctgtcTTCTAAAGAAGACAGCATCATCCTTCCAGACCAGATCACTGAGCAGTTTGATGTCATCTCATACAGCAAG GGTGCAGCAGTGTTGAGGATGCTGTCTGATTTCCTCTCAGAGCCTGTCTTTGTCCAGGGACTAAGC aGCTACCTTAATTACTTTGCCTACAGTAACACAGTAGGGAATGACTTGTGGGATCATCTACAAATG GCGGTGAAAGCCAATAATGTTTCACTTCCTCGTCCAGTCTATGTAATCATGAACCACTGGGTGCTCCAGATGGGCTTCCCTGTGGTTACCATAGATACTGCCAGAGGAGAAGTTTCCCAGAAGCACTTTCTGCTGGATCCACAGTCTAATGTCACAGTGGAATCACCTTACAA CTATGAGTGGCTGATTCCTGTTAGGTGGATGAAGTCGGGTGTGGTTCAGAGTGGTATCTGGTGGCTGATGGAATTGGAAG ctgAAAACTTGGACATGAGGGTGCATGACAGTGCTGATTGGGTTCTGGCTAACATCAATGTCACCGGATATTACCGGGTAAACTATGACCTTGGAAACTGGGAAAGATTGTTGATTCAGCTGAAATCTGAGCACAAG ATTATACCCTTGATAAACAGAGCCCAGCTTGTGGATGATGCTTTCAATTTGGCCAG GGCTCAGGAAGTCACCACTACCCTGGCTCTGAGGACAACCTCCTATCTGTCTATGGAGACAGAATACATGCCCTGGCAGTCAGCTCTGGATAATCTCAACTATTACTACCTCATGCTGGACCGTACTGAAGTCTATCAGCCCATGCAG GACTACATGAAGACGCTGGTAACTCCCCTCTTCCTGTACTTTAAGAACGTGACATCAGACTGGGCCAATGTTCCTGACAAACACACCGACCA GTATAACCAGGTGAATGCCATCCGTATGGCCTGCAGGACTGGATTAACAGAATGCCAGAAACTGACCAACACATGGTTCAAACAATGGATGCAGAGCCCTCATGACAATAT GATCGATCCCAACCTGCGTTCAGCAGTGTACTGCAGTGCCATAGCAGCAGGTGATGAGGCGGAGTGGAACTTTGGCTGGTCACAGTTCAAGAGCGCTACGTTAGCCAGTGAGGCCAGCAAACTTATGTCTGCACTGGCCTGCACCAACAAGACATTGCTGCTGGAAAG GTATCTGTCTTACACCTTGAACTCAACTCTGATCCGTAAGCAGGATGCCACCTCCGTCATCACATATGTTGCCAGTAACAGAGTGGGACAGAACCTGGCATGGGACTTTGTCAGGGAACAGTGGGAGTACATGTTCACACA ATACGGTGTGGGCTCTTTCAACTTTGCCTCTCTGATCAGTGGCGTCACACAGAGGTTCTCGACACCTGCTGAACTAGAACAG TTGGAGAGGTTTGTGGATGAGCATAAAACAGCAGGGTTTGGCACTGCCACGCTGGCTGTGGAGCAGGCCTTGGAGAAGACCAAGGCTAACATCAACTGGCTGCAAGAGAACAAGCAGCAGATTCTGGACTGGTTCAACAGTCAGGCCAAACACACGCAATAA